Proteins from one Streptomyces caniferus genomic window:
- the bioD gene encoding dethiobiotin synthase: protein MSVLFVTGTGTEIGKTVTTAAIAAAALARGRSVAVLKPAQTGVTADETGDAAEVERLAGPVTTLELARFPDPLAPSTAAQRAGLPPVLPQDIAEAAAKLDASHDLVLVEGAGGLLVRFDAEGRTLADAARLADAPVLVVAQAGLGTLNATALTALALRSYGLDSPGVVIGSWPAEPDLASRCNLADLPEAAGAPLLGLIPEGSGGLSPQAFRTAAPEWLAPALGGSDAFHIPS from the coding sequence ATGTCGGTGCTGTTCGTGACGGGCACGGGGACGGAGATCGGCAAGACCGTGACCACGGCCGCGATCGCCGCGGCGGCGCTCGCCCGGGGCCGGTCGGTGGCCGTGCTCAAGCCGGCCCAGACCGGCGTCACGGCGGACGAGACCGGCGACGCGGCGGAGGTCGAACGGCTGGCCGGCCCGGTGACCACCCTCGAACTCGCCCGCTTCCCCGACCCGTTGGCACCCTCGACGGCCGCGCAGCGGGCCGGTCTGCCGCCGGTGCTCCCCCAGGACATCGCCGAGGCCGCCGCCAAACTGGACGCCTCGCACGATCTGGTCCTGGTGGAGGGGGCGGGTGGGCTGCTCGTCCGTTTCGACGCCGAGGGCCGTACCCTCGCCGACGCCGCGCGGCTGGCGGACGCGCCCGTCCTGGTGGTCGCCCAGGCGGGCCTGGGCACCCTCAACGCCACCGCACTGACCGCCCTGGCGCTGCGCTCGTACGGGCTCGACTCCCCGGGCGTCGTCATCGGCAGCTGGCCGGCCGAGCCCGACCTGGCCTCCCGCTGCAATCTGGCGGATCTGCCCGAGGCCGCGGGCGCACCGCTCCTCGGCCTGATCCCGGAGGGCTCCGGCGGGCTTTCGCCGCAGGCCTTCCGCACCGCGGCCCCCGAATGGCTGGCGCCGGCGCTCGGCGGCTCGGACGCGTTCCACATCCCCTCATGA
- a CDS encoding class I SAM-dependent methyltransferase has product MWQRARVPHGSVHHPVFARFYANCCGPAADARAGVAALRKELLTGTTGRVIEVGAGTGLNFAHYPGTVSEVVAIEPEATLREVARAAAARAEVPVDLVPGVAEALPVKSEAFDTAVASLVLCSVYEVQRALVELRRVLRPGGELRFFEHGRAAGRGLRAVQWSLDRTVWPLLMGGCHTGRDPLGEIRTAGFEVLRVRRLKVPERGPTLPTSPAVLGAARRPAG; this is encoded by the coding sequence ATGTGGCAGCGCGCAAGAGTTCCGCACGGCAGCGTCCACCACCCGGTGTTCGCCCGCTTCTACGCGAACTGCTGCGGTCCGGCCGCGGACGCGCGGGCGGGGGTGGCCGCGCTCCGGAAGGAGTTGCTGACCGGTACCACGGGCCGGGTCATCGAGGTCGGCGCGGGGACCGGCCTGAACTTCGCGCACTATCCGGGCACGGTCTCGGAGGTGGTGGCGATCGAACCGGAGGCCACCCTGCGGGAGGTGGCCAGAGCCGCTGCGGCGCGTGCGGAGGTGCCGGTGGACCTGGTGCCCGGGGTGGCGGAGGCCCTGCCGGTCAAGAGCGAGGCGTTCGATACGGCGGTGGCGTCGCTGGTGCTGTGTTCCGTGTACGAGGTGCAGCGTGCGCTGGTGGAACTGCGGCGGGTGCTGCGTCCGGGCGGTGAGCTGCGGTTCTTCGAGCACGGGCGGGCCGCGGGGCGGGGGCTGCGGGCAGTGCAGTGGTCGCTGGACCGGACGGTCTGGCCGTTGCTGATGGGCGGCTGTCACACCGGCCGGGACCCGTTGGGCGAGATCCGGACGGCCGGGTTCGAGGTGCTGCGGGTGCGCCGGCTGAAGGTGCCGGAGCGCGGGCCGACGCTGCCGACGTCACCGGCGGTGCTGGGCGCGGCCCGGCGGCCGGCCGGCTGA
- a CDS encoding fic family toxin-antitoxin system, toxin component, whose translation MTLRIDLAWLLLIAEQHTPGDPQVTDWGALVAAVSRHEAEIFGVPVYTEPQERAASLLQLLLRVPALERSNAMFATAVAYGYLVASGLKITISPEQVRDLARLVKAGTADIRTIADELRTWTV comes from the coding sequence GTGACGCTGCGCATCGACCTCGCCTGGCTCCTTCTCATCGCCGAACAGCACACCCCCGGAGACCCCCAGGTCACCGACTGGGGCGCTCTGGTGGCCGCCGTCAGCCGCCATGAGGCCGAGATATTCGGCGTGCCCGTCTACACCGAGCCCCAGGAACGGGCCGCATCCCTCCTGCAACTCCTGCTCCGGGTACCGGCGTTGGAGCGCTCGAACGCCATGTTCGCGACCGCCGTGGCCTACGGCTATCTCGTCGCCAGTGGACTGAAGATCACCATCTCTCCCGAGCAGGTCCGCGACCTCGCCCGCCTCGTCAAGGCGGGCACGGCCGACATCCGCACCATCGCGGACGAGCTGCGCACCTGGACGGTCTGA
- a CDS encoding toxin-antitoxin system HicB family antitoxin: MAKTQLNVRVDEATAEAARERALQRGVSMNRYIEELVLKDAGEVGQTFVEAASDFMKQYERVFAEEFGLEPGGAEGAATPTHHEGLPGTT, from the coding sequence GTGGCGAAGACGCAACTGAACGTCCGCGTGGATGAGGCCACCGCCGAAGCGGCGCGGGAGCGCGCCCTGCAGCGGGGAGTGAGCATGAACCGCTATATCGAGGAGCTCGTCCTCAAGGACGCCGGTGAGGTGGGCCAGACCTTCGTCGAGGCCGCCTCCGACTTCATGAAGCAGTACGAGCGCGTCTTCGCCGAGGAATTCGGCCTGGAACCGGGCGGTGCCGAGGGTGCCGCGACCCCCACCCACCACGAAGGACTGCCGGGCACCACGTGA
- a CDS encoding CAP domain-containing protein — translation MGAVGVLAGSLAVFQSHDDAKASEAFPPSSRSGTATAEPGGQPSAPAATPTATKRGTSKVERYEAEINRLVNNARKQHGCAPLHRDPRMDKAARLHSQDMAAHGFYAHTGPDGKGPKERMEAQGYDDASGENIDAWPRTPQGAFDAWMHSPGHRANLLGCHSKATGIGVALGGKLRAYWTQDFGYKQTLARWVPPACPTTAPRGLRAGGFLCAV, via the coding sequence GTGGGCGCGGTCGGAGTTCTCGCCGGCTCGCTGGCCGTGTTCCAGTCCCACGACGACGCGAAGGCCAGTGAGGCCTTCCCGCCGTCCTCGCGGTCCGGTACCGCCACGGCCGAGCCGGGTGGGCAGCCGTCCGCTCCCGCGGCCACGCCGACCGCCACCAAGCGCGGCACCAGCAAGGTCGAACGCTACGAGGCGGAGATCAACCGACTCGTCAACAACGCCAGGAAGCAGCACGGCTGCGCGCCCCTGCACCGCGACCCGCGCATGGACAAGGCGGCCCGGCTGCACAGCCAGGACATGGCGGCCCACGGCTTCTACGCGCACACCGGCCCCGACGGCAAGGGCCCCAAGGAGCGGATGGAGGCGCAGGGATACGACGACGCCTCCGGGGAGAACATCGACGCCTGGCCGAGGACGCCGCAAGGCGCGTTCGACGCCTGGATGCACAGCCCCGGCCACCGGGCCAACCTCCTCGGCTGCCACTCCAAGGCCACCGGCATAGGTGTCGCCCTGGGCGGCAAGCTCCGGGCCTACTGGACCCAGGACTTCGGCTACAAGCAGACCCTGGCCCGCTGGGTGCCGCCCGCCTGCCCGACGACCGCACCGCGCGGCCTCCGGGCGGGCGGCTTCCTGTGTGCGGTGTGA